The following are encoded together in the Hemicordylus capensis ecotype Gifberg chromosome 4, rHemCap1.1.pri, whole genome shotgun sequence genome:
- the DDX20 gene encoding probable ATP-dependent RNA helicase DDX20 has protein sequence MAAPDVAAAVAPAQSESWLRTRDVLMPEGPEDFGSLLLSTPVLEGLKAAGFLRPSPVQLKAIPLGRCGLDLIVQAKSGTGKTCVFSTIALDSLILESPVTQILVLAPTREIAVQIHAVITTIGSKMEGLECHVFIGGTPLNQDKIRLKKCHVAVGSPGRIKQLIELDYLNTASIRLFILDEADKLLEEGSFQEQINWIYSSLPANKQMLAVSATYPESLANSLSRYMRDPTFVRLNPTDPSLIGLKQYIKVVNSHPLPHKTFEEKAENLQELFSKIPFNQALVFSNLHSRAQHLADLLTSKGFPAECISGNMNQSQRLDAMAKLKQFHCRVLISTDLMSRGIDAEKVNLVINLDVPLDWETYMHRIGRAGRFGTLGLAVTYCCRGEEENLMMKITQKCNLRLLPLPEPIPPGLMEQFEGWDVEVTAVPYPNASQHAPLFPAGRPEETVQHGALSSSVQISPVAPAAAKPKQDVKHKKPLKSKMEHTKAKATSRNPQSTHSTAEQKCQKESDLQAAEQHNKQEMDRETLQSMLPKIPCLSSFKNQQSTSTWTMAEFIEDYEYFIKEGLERDVEIVRSYTGPGEQHQHPENDALDRTKIESSAHTAEWTGESDSDSSSCSSGASTSSVEDRSCIKASSDTQQRVNAVLSADQTPAQQFSGVPERQQFREIPQLPKKMKWNVKQNKQNRPFHYPHTAKPSKREAIEDAFQDDYAASLPCENQSYAEYWKAYYRAWQDHYAAASHSYYQTYQRRLNSLPAYHANAVYFEELLRGGR, from the exons ATGGCGGCTCCCGATGTAGCGGCGGCAGTAGCGCCTGCTCAATCTGAAAGTTGGCTCCGTACCCGGGATGTGCTGATGCCGGAGGGGCCCGAAGACTTTGGGTCCTTGCTTCTGTCCACCCCGGTGCTGGAAGGGCTGAAGGCTGCTGGCTTCCTAAGACCTTCCCCGGTGCAGCTCAAGGCTATACCATTGGGGCGCTGTGGCCTCG ATCTCATTGTGCAAGCAAAATCTGGAACTGGTAAAACCTGTGTCTTCTCCACTATTGCTCTTGATTCCCTAATTCTGGAAAGCCCAGTTACACAG ATTCTGGTTTTGGCTCCTACCCGAGAGATTGCTGTACAGATTCATGCAGTTATTACAACTATTGGAAGCAAAATGGAAGGCTTGGAATGTCATGTCTTCATAGGAGGGACTCCTTTAAACCAAGATAAAATCAGACTGAAGAAGTGTCACGTAGCAGTTGGCTCCCCTG GTCGCATAAAGCAACTCATAGAGTTGGACTATCTGAATACAGCCAGCATTCGCCTCTTTATTCTTGATGAAGCAGACAAGCTTCTAGAAGAAGGCAGTTTCCAGGAACAAATCAA TTGGATTTATTCTTCTCTACCAGCCAACAAGCAGATGTTGGCTGTTTCAGCCACATATCCTGAATCCTTGGCTAATAGTTTGAGTAGATACATGAGAGATCCTACCTTCGTGAGGCTAAATCCCACTGATCCCAGTCTCATTG GGTTGAAGCAGTACATCAAAGTTGTGAATTCTCACCCATTACCTcataagacttttgaggagaagGCTGAAAACTTACAGGAGCTCTTCAGCAAGATTCCGTTCAACCAGGCTTTGGTCTTCTCAAATCTACATAGTCG AGCTCAACATCTGGCAGACCTACTAACATCCAAAGGCTTTCCTGCTGAATGCATTTCAGGCAA TATGAATCAGAGCCAGCGACTAGATGCCATGGCTAAACTCAAGCAGTTCCATTGCAGAGTCTTGATATCAACTGATTTG ATGTCTCGTGGAATTGATGCTGAGAAGGTGAATCTAGTCATTAACCTTGATGTGCCTTTGGACTGGGAAACATACATGCATCGGATTGGCAGAGCAGGGCGCTTTG GAACTTTAGGACTAGCTGTGACATACTGCTGCCGTGGAGAGGAGGAGAACCTGATGATGAAAATCACGCAGAAATGTAACCTTCGACTTCTTCCTTTACCAG AACCTATACCTCCTGGGTTAATGGAACAGTTTGAAGGATGGGATGTAGAAGTCACTGCTGTCCCATATCCCAATGCTTCACAACATGCTCCTCTGTTCCCTGCTGGAAGACCAGAGGAGACAGTGCAGCATGGAGCATTAAGTTCCAGTGTGCAGATTtctcctgttgctcctgctgcagCCAAGCCAAAACAGGATGTCAAACACAAGAAGCCACTCAAGAGCAAAATGGAGCATACCAAAGCAAAggcaacatctaggaatccacAGTCTACTCACAGTACTGCAGAGCAGAAGTGCCAAAAGGAATCTGACCTCCAAGCTGCTGAGCAGCACAATAAGCAGGAAATGGACAGGGAAACTTTGCAAAGTATGCTCCCCAAGATCCCTTGCCTGTCATCTTTTAAGAACCAGCAGTCCACCAGTACATGGACCATGGCTGAATTTATTGAGGATTATGAGTACTTCATTAAGGAAGGATTAGAGAGAGATGTGGAAATTGTAAGAAGCTATACAGGTCCTGGAGAGCAGCATCAACACCCAGAAAATGATGCTTTAGATAGGACAAAAATAGAATCTAGTGCACACACAGCTGAATGGACTGGAGAGTCTGATAGCGACAGTAGCTCTTGCAGTTCTGGGGCATCCACTTCTAGTGTGGAGGATCGGTCATGTATCAAAGCCTCTTCAGATACACAGCAAAGAGTCAATGCTGTGTTGTCAGCAGATCAGACTCCTGCTCAGCAATTCAGTGGCGTCCCTGAAAGACAGCAGTTCCGAGAAATTCCTCAGCTCCCAAAGAAAATGAAATGGAATGTGAAACAGAACAAACAGAATAGGCCATTCCACTACCCTCATACTGCCAAGCCCTCCAAGAGAGAGGCTATAGAAGATGCGTTCCAGGACGATTATGCTGCTTCCCTTCCTTGTGAAAATCAGAGCTATGCAGAATACTGGAAAGCATATTACCGGGCCTGGCAGGACCATTATGCGGCAGCTTCTCATTCATACTACCAAACGTATCAGAGACGATTGAACAGTCTGCCTGCATATCATGCCAATGCAGTCTATTTTGAAGAATTGCTGAGGGGTGGTCGGTGA